In Stieleria varia, one genomic interval encodes:
- the phoU gene encoding phosphate signaling complex protein PhoU, which yields MSKHLQRELDLLRDRLLQQFTGVEQMIQLAVRSLVERSITLADRVIESDAAIDATDIEIEEECLKLLALHQPVSGDMRWLITVVKVNAELERMADISCNIAERAKALALFPLFPVPDEMNEMVNAAVSMVRKALDSFVVGDADLAAQVIVMDDRVDALNRVVIDKLQEIMKDDPEQIEPAVHCFSASRHLERIADYAENLSEEVIYLVDGEIVRHQHGVRREPKSNGNHA from the coding sequence ATGTCAAAACATCTTCAGCGCGAATTGGACTTGCTACGTGATCGGCTGTTGCAGCAATTCACGGGCGTCGAACAGATGATCCAGCTCGCGGTCCGGTCTCTGGTCGAACGTAGCATCACGCTCGCCGATCGAGTGATCGAAAGCGATGCCGCGATCGATGCCACGGATATCGAGATCGAAGAAGAATGTTTGAAGCTGTTGGCGCTGCACCAACCGGTTTCCGGAGACATGCGCTGGCTGATCACGGTCGTCAAAGTCAACGCGGAGCTGGAGCGGATGGCCGACATTTCGTGCAACATCGCAGAGCGTGCCAAGGCGTTGGCTTTGTTTCCGCTGTTTCCCGTTCCCGATGAAATGAACGAGATGGTCAACGCCGCCGTCTCGATGGTTCGCAAAGCACTTGATTCATTTGTCGTCGGTGATGCCGATTTGGCGGCCCAAGTGATCGTGATGGACGATCGAGTGGACGCGCTCAACCGCGTGGTGATCGACAAACTGCAAGAAATAATGAAGGACGATCCCGAGCAGATCGAACCCGCCGTCCACTGCTTCAGTGCGTCTCGACACCTGGAACGGATCGCCGACTACGCAGAAAACTTGAGCGAAGAAGTGATCTACTTGGTCGACGGCGAAATCGTCCGACATCAACACGGCGTTCGCCGCGAGCCCAAGTCCAACGGCAACCACGCCTGA
- a CDS encoding Rieske (2Fe-2S) protein → MSEWRNIARSDELSEGGAIEIVLEGRIIAVFRSDGALHAIDGMCAHQGGPLAKGVVAHGCVTCPWHGWQYELATGIQCVNRQPLQQTFEVRESDDGCIEVKLEVEA, encoded by the coding sequence ATGTCAGAGTGGAGAAACATCGCAAGATCGGATGAGCTGTCCGAGGGCGGGGCGATTGAAATCGTCCTGGAAGGCCGCATCATCGCAGTTTTTCGCAGCGACGGGGCGTTGCATGCGATCGACGGGATGTGTGCCCATCAAGGCGGTCCGTTGGCCAAAGGCGTCGTCGCGCACGGCTGTGTGACATGCCCGTGGCACGGCTGGCAATACGAATTGGCCACCGGAATTCAATGCGTCAATCGGCAACCACTGCAGCAGACGTTCGAGGTCCGAGAATCCGACGACGGATGCATCGAAGTGAAGCTGGAGGTCGAGGCGTAG
- a CDS encoding M16 family metallopeptidase gives MNTPSLWCDRAPWCYRVGAFLLAICCTATFALSSADAQEKSSEDQSIMKVTEVEGISEYKLDNGVRVLLFPDDSKDVVTVNMTVFVGSRHEGYGEAGMAHLLEHMLFKGTPEHPEVPKVLQERGARFNGTTWVDRTNYYETLPATEDNLRFALELEADRLINSFIKGEDLESEMTVVRNEFERGENSPFRILMQRMQSAAYDWHNYGQSTIGNRSDIERVPVVSLRQFYRKYYRCDNVMLIVAGKFDPENALSLIQDTFGKLTAPDTPIDPTYTVEPPQDGERTVVLRRVGDVQLAGATYHIPSGSHPEYAAAKVLTYALGDEPSGRLYQQMVETELASNVFAFAFAFAEPGVLMAIAEIPEEKSLEEARQTLIDTIEKSFLEKPVTDQEVDRAVQQLLKQRESEAADTDRLAVSLSEWAAQGDWRLYFLFRDTLEALTAEDVQAVATKYLVRNNRTVGLFIPSEEAQRVSIPPSPDLAAKLKDYKGREVVQAGEIFDPEPLAIEERTQRGDLVEGVRYALLPKKTRGEVVSLMLTLRYGTPETLHGRMGAVELMGMLMSRGTTDLNYQQLQDELTRLRAELSMNSTSGLLQVTVKTKREFLPEVITLLKDLLRQPRLDANELEIIRRQIVTQLQQSSNDPTAKAALRVRRELSPYEKGDIRYVPTNEEEIEMYQKVSIDEIRELHRDFLSSQAGELSVVGDFDADDVKQRFSDALKGWTTENEYVRAGQPANTDVPGSLEMIETPDKANAFFYSSNQLDLEDTSDDYASLVLGNFILGGGTLSSRLGDRVRQQEGLSYGVRSGVTARTKDGRVDFTLYAITNPANIQRLMTVIEEEIFKLRESGVTQEELDRAKGAYLQAQRVSRTDDATLVAQLLGTIFNDRTMQYRHDFEERVSSATVESVNEAIRKYIDYKKLVQAAAGDFAAAKEE, from the coding sequence GTGAATACCCCTTCCCTTTGGTGCGATCGAGCCCCTTGGTGCTATCGAGTCGGAGCGTTCTTGCTTGCGATTTGCTGCACGGCAACGTTCGCCCTCTCATCCGCCGACGCGCAAGAAAAATCCTCCGAAGACCAATCGATCATGAAAGTCACCGAAGTCGAAGGCATCTCAGAATACAAACTGGACAACGGAGTACGCGTCCTGCTCTTTCCCGATGACAGCAAAGACGTCGTGACGGTCAACATGACCGTTTTCGTCGGTTCTCGACACGAGGGCTACGGCGAAGCCGGTATGGCGCACTTGCTGGAGCACATGCTGTTCAAAGGCACGCCGGAGCATCCTGAGGTTCCCAAAGTCTTGCAAGAACGTGGTGCACGATTCAACGGCACGACGTGGGTCGACCGAACCAATTACTACGAAACACTGCCGGCGACCGAAGACAATCTCCGCTTCGCGCTGGAGTTGGAAGCGGACCGACTGATCAATAGCTTCATCAAAGGCGAAGATCTCGAGAGTGAGATGACGGTCGTTCGCAATGAGTTCGAACGAGGCGAAAACTCGCCGTTCCGCATTTTGATGCAACGTATGCAGTCCGCAGCCTATGACTGGCACAACTACGGCCAAAGCACGATCGGAAACCGCAGCGACATCGAGCGAGTGCCCGTGGTCAGCCTGCGACAGTTCTACCGCAAGTACTATCGCTGCGACAACGTGATGCTGATCGTCGCGGGCAAATTCGATCCCGAGAATGCACTGTCGCTCATCCAAGACACCTTCGGAAAACTCACCGCTCCTGATACCCCGATCGACCCGACCTACACCGTCGAACCGCCTCAAGACGGCGAACGTACAGTCGTTCTCCGTCGCGTCGGTGATGTTCAGTTGGCAGGTGCCACATATCACATCCCATCTGGCAGCCATCCCGAATACGCGGCCGCCAAAGTGCTCACGTACGCGTTGGGCGACGAACCGAGCGGACGTCTGTATCAACAGATGGTCGAGACGGAATTGGCCAGCAATGTCTTTGCCTTTGCGTTCGCCTTTGCCGAACCAGGTGTGTTGATGGCGATTGCGGAAATTCCCGAAGAGAAATCGCTGGAGGAAGCTCGTCAGACGCTGATCGATACGATCGAAAAATCCTTCTTGGAGAAACCCGTCACGGATCAAGAAGTCGACCGGGCCGTTCAACAGTTGCTCAAACAACGTGAGTCCGAAGCCGCCGACACCGATCGCTTGGCCGTTTCGCTCAGCGAATGGGCTGCCCAAGGCGATTGGCGTTTGTACTTCTTGTTTCGCGACACGCTGGAAGCTTTGACCGCGGAGGATGTTCAAGCCGTGGCGACGAAATACCTGGTGCGAAACAACCGCACCGTCGGCTTGTTCATTCCCAGCGAAGAAGCACAGCGGGTGTCGATCCCGCCATCGCCTGATTTGGCAGCCAAGCTAAAGGATTACAAGGGACGCGAAGTGGTCCAAGCAGGCGAGATCTTCGACCCCGAGCCCTTGGCGATCGAAGAACGCACTCAGCGAGGCGATTTGGTGGAGGGAGTCCGATACGCACTGCTGCCTAAGAAAACGCGGGGCGAAGTCGTCTCGTTGATGTTGACGCTCAGGTACGGAACCCCGGAAACTCTCCACGGTCGCATGGGCGCGGTCGAATTGATGGGCATGTTGATGTCTCGCGGTACCACGGACCTGAACTACCAGCAACTGCAAGATGAACTGACACGACTGCGTGCGGAACTGTCGATGAACAGCACCAGCGGCCTGCTGCAAGTCACCGTGAAAACCAAACGCGAGTTCTTGCCCGAAGTCATCACGCTCTTGAAGGACCTGTTGCGTCAGCCCCGATTGGATGCCAATGAGCTGGAAATCATCCGTCGCCAGATCGTGACCCAGTTGCAACAGAGCAGCAACGATCCGACCGCCAAGGCCGCACTTCGCGTTCGTCGAGAATTGTCACCCTACGAAAAAGGTGACATTCGTTACGTCCCGACCAACGAAGAAGAGATTGAGATGTACCAAAAAGTCTCGATCGACGAGATTCGCGAGTTGCATCGAGACTTTTTGAGCAGCCAAGCAGGCGAGCTGTCCGTTGTCGGTGATTTCGATGCCGACGACGTCAAACAGAGATTCTCTGACGCGTTGAAGGGCTGGACGACCGAGAATGAGTACGTGCGTGCCGGGCAACCAGCAAACACGGACGTCCCCGGCTCGCTGGAAATGATTGAGACACCCGACAAAGCCAACGCGTTTTTCTACTCGTCCAACCAACTCGATTTGGAGGACACGTCGGATGACTATGCGTCACTCGTGCTTGGCAACTTCATCCTCGGCGGCGGAACACTCAGCAGCCGGCTGGGCGATCGCGTCCGGCAACAAGAAGGCCTTTCCTACGGTGTCCGGAGTGGCGTGACGGCACGTACGAAGGACGGACGCGTGGACTTTACCTTGTACGCCATCACCAATCCGGCCAACATTCAACGGCTGATGACCGTGATCGAAGAAGAGATTTTCAAGCTACGGGAGAGTGGAGTGACCCAGGAGGAACTCGATCGAGCCAAGGGCGCGTACTTGCAAGCCCAACGTGTTTCGAGAACCGACGATGCAACGCTGGTCGCACAATTGCTGGGGACGATCTTCAATGATCGCACCATGCAGTACCGACACGACTTCGAAGAACGCGTCTCGTCGGCGACCGTCGAGTCGGTCAATGAAGCGATCCGCAAGTACATCGATTACAAGAAACTGGTCCAAGCCGCCGCCGGCGACTTCGCGGCCGCCAAAGAAGAGTAA
- a CDS encoding TolC family protein: protein MPLNPDTHAHPRVRSTRGRRLPSHFASKTSAAKTIARLATTTLTLATLSFSGCSTTPTDMFSSGPPSLHNQRIASYVPAPSSAQSTPVTASHFHAAAVAYHPVQPPSDQQLLHPWERFQNPSLQVLQEMGLRNAGNASVLQARLTQARQGRNVSLPMSNEVSQLRRDLLTEIAILAAEIHRHQRMLVVTSDNQQRQSEGLQRANVRMQVGSVGRLDVDQFNVLLSTSAANASTHHQALDAAVRRLRDLVGQPMTAALVQSLADQPQLALNDLQNRLPAEILRQRCDVRAAEQQVTQLGMRAGIPEAELYPHLGLTGEIRATPTPPTASQSPMDDAFRQIDENALSIDLGNQQSWQFVTPYSKLGVASQFRTPLQQSMGGYQQAVVYAADEVQARLTEYFRTQDQLSQLRKTQQQAAESLRLTLQQFDSDRTDATTVINAYTQLQQAESAIVESEYSLARIAIDLFNAVGGQCYQDKFAHAVFYENSL from the coding sequence ATGCCGCTGAACCCTGACACTCACGCTCACCCAAGGGTGCGATCGACGCGTGGCCGCAGGCTGCCCTCGCACTTTGCCTCCAAAACCAGTGCCGCCAAAACCATTGCACGATTGGCCACGACCACGCTGACACTTGCGACGCTCTCATTCTCTGGATGTTCGACCACGCCGACGGACATGTTCTCGTCCGGCCCACCGTCGTTGCACAATCAACGAATCGCTTCGTACGTTCCCGCCCCATCGAGTGCCCAATCGACACCGGTCACAGCATCTCATTTTCATGCTGCCGCAGTCGCTTACCATCCCGTTCAGCCGCCCAGCGATCAGCAACTGCTGCATCCGTGGGAGCGGTTTCAAAACCCGAGCTTGCAAGTCCTGCAAGAAATGGGGCTTCGCAATGCGGGCAATGCGAGTGTCTTGCAAGCTCGATTGACGCAGGCACGTCAGGGACGCAATGTTTCGTTGCCGATGTCCAACGAGGTTTCTCAGCTACGCCGTGATCTGTTGACTGAAATCGCGATCCTGGCCGCCGAGATACACCGTCACCAACGCATGCTCGTCGTGACCTCCGACAATCAGCAACGACAGTCCGAAGGCTTGCAACGCGCCAATGTGCGGATGCAAGTGGGCTCGGTGGGGCGATTGGATGTCGATCAATTCAACGTGCTGCTCTCTACCAGCGCAGCCAACGCGTCCACGCACCACCAAGCGTTGGATGCCGCCGTTCGTCGACTGCGTGATTTGGTCGGTCAACCGATGACGGCCGCGTTGGTGCAAAGTTTGGCTGACCAACCGCAACTCGCCTTGAATGATTTGCAAAACCGTCTGCCGGCCGAAATCTTGCGACAACGCTGCGATGTCCGCGCCGCCGAGCAGCAGGTGACCCAGTTGGGAATGCGAGCGGGAATCCCGGAAGCCGAACTGTATCCACACCTCGGGTTGACTGGCGAAATCCGAGCAACCCCAACGCCGCCGACGGCAAGCCAATCGCCGATGGACGACGCGTTTCGTCAAATCGACGAAAACGCCTTGAGCATCGATTTGGGCAATCAACAGTCATGGCAATTCGTGACTCCCTACAGCAAATTGGGAGTCGCCTCCCAGTTCCGCACCCCACTGCAACAATCGATGGGCGGCTATCAGCAAGCTGTGGTTTACGCTGCCGATGAAGTGCAAGCGAGACTGACGGAGTACTTTCGAACGCAGGATCAACTTTCGCAGCTACGAAAGACTCAACAGCAGGCTGCGGAATCGCTGCGGTTGACGCTGCAACAGTTCGATTCCGATCGCACGGACGCCACGACCGTGATCAATGCGTACACGCAACTGCAGCAAGCAGAGTCAGCCATCGTGGAATCGGAGTACTCGCTGGCGCGGATCGCAATCGACTTGTTCAACGCCGTGGGCGGCCAATGTTATCAAGACAAATTCGCCCACGCCGTTTTCTACGAAAACTCGCTTTAG
- a CDS encoding HlyD family secretion protein, whose protein sequence is MPANDPSLPSKSPSQHSAGSHAAEETTDNRSDVAPSSERPRVAPMDNLDVLVLNWQSESFAVMAIDEQFFVVESRELASGFKASEPAKLYAGAIISCNEASVRVRDLQEHHIPVRFYIAETHDDLVRCRFAPQSDAVKSELLELRQSLHRLAIDPTGADTDSTELDEVSATPLVATKKVSAKGSSNHPQPERIVSVGKKHRGVKPALVGGALCATCFAIFATAKPAPQTISFRDVSLTSQHVTVKSTAGGRVTELLIRPGDHVEQGQTIAKVQYAVHDEASETLAQQIADGNRDLITMQQRLARLQDASRVARQKAITDQRIAAAELAKLNAIVDEGEAKLRRIAPLIFDGNIGKAEVDEIKASVAKARAEAELQRAVVDQTQLIAQAADDEILVTPEGITPLRELQAQIAQTRADVQRMTVQRTRSINQPLNSIVVATASGTVKSVDVAVGETIGLNESVVVIDQLNTSWATAKLAPESIDAIKIGQAVSVRVADSDVVMAGTIKSLGESVDGEAVPVTVALEEIESVLAGRQLSADTELKITVPVEQPSRWSQWMQSLKSQPEQTS, encoded by the coding sequence ATGCCCGCCAACGATCCTAGTCTGCCCAGCAAGTCCCCTTCGCAGCATTCCGCCGGCAGTCATGCCGCTGAGGAAACCACCGACAATCGCTCCGATGTCGCCCCGAGTTCTGAGCGGCCCCGCGTCGCTCCAATGGACAATTTGGACGTCTTGGTGCTGAACTGGCAGTCAGAGTCGTTCGCCGTGATGGCGATCGATGAACAATTCTTTGTGGTCGAAAGCCGAGAATTGGCCAGTGGATTCAAGGCAAGCGAGCCTGCCAAGCTATATGCAGGGGCGATCATTTCATGCAACGAAGCGTCCGTGCGGGTACGTGATCTACAAGAGCACCACATCCCGGTTCGCTTTTACATCGCCGAAACACACGACGACTTGGTGCGATGTCGATTCGCACCCCAGAGCGATGCCGTCAAGTCCGAGTTGCTGGAACTGCGTCAATCGTTGCATCGACTTGCGATCGACCCCACCGGCGCGGACACCGATTCGACTGAACTCGATGAGGTTTCCGCGACGCCTCTTGTTGCGACAAAGAAAGTCTCAGCAAAGGGCTCCAGCAACCATCCACAGCCGGAACGTATTGTTTCGGTTGGCAAGAAGCATCGTGGAGTGAAACCTGCTTTGGTCGGTGGTGCGTTGTGTGCCACGTGTTTCGCAATTTTTGCCACGGCCAAACCTGCGCCGCAAACCATTTCGTTTCGCGACGTCTCGCTGACATCCCAACACGTCACGGTCAAGTCCACCGCAGGTGGTCGTGTCACCGAGTTGTTGATCCGCCCCGGCGACCACGTCGAACAGGGACAAACGATCGCCAAGGTGCAGTATGCCGTCCATGACGAAGCCTCCGAGACGCTGGCACAACAGATCGCGGATGGCAATCGAGACTTGATCACGATGCAGCAACGATTGGCACGATTGCAAGACGCCTCGCGTGTCGCTCGGCAGAAAGCGATCACGGATCAACGCATCGCCGCCGCCGAATTGGCGAAACTCAATGCGATCGTGGACGAGGGCGAAGCCAAGTTGCGACGGATCGCACCGCTGATTTTCGACGGCAATATCGGCAAAGCCGAGGTGGACGAAATCAAAGCCTCCGTCGCGAAGGCGCGGGCCGAAGCCGAATTGCAACGCGCCGTGGTCGACCAGACGCAGTTGATCGCCCAGGCCGCAGACGACGAGATCTTGGTCACTCCCGAAGGCATCACACCGCTCCGCGAACTGCAAGCCCAGATCGCTCAAACGCGTGCCGACGTGCAACGGATGACGGTCCAGAGAACTCGATCGATCAATCAACCGCTCAACAGCATCGTGGTCGCGACAGCCAGCGGCACGGTCAAATCGGTTGATGTCGCCGTGGGGGAAACGATTGGATTGAACGAGTCCGTCGTAGTGATCGATCAATTGAACACGAGCTGGGCGACTGCCAAGCTGGCTCCCGAGTCAATCGACGCGATCAAAATCGGTCAAGCTGTCTCGGTTCGCGTCGCTGACAGCGATGTCGTCATGGCCGGAACGATCAAGTCATTGGGCGAATCGGTCGATGGTGAAGCGGTACCGGTGACGGTTGCGTTGGAAGAAATCGAATCTGTTCTGGCGGGACGACAACTGTCGGCCGATACTGAGTTGAAAATCACCGTTCCGGTCGAGCAGCCCAGTCGATGGAGCCAGTGGATGCAAAGTCTGAAGTCGCAACCAGAGCAAACCAGTTAG
- a CDS encoding VOC family protein, translating to MKVHQLNHVAIHVADVAKSVEFYRDVLKLPQMDRPAFDFPGAWFRLGVDQELHLIGDRELPVHSHHRGGHFALIVSDLDAWESHLDAMNATRLARKTRPDGALQTFVSDPDGHWIELCVPPDDQ from the coding sequence ATGAAAGTCCACCAACTGAATCATGTCGCGATTCACGTGGCCGACGTGGCCAAGAGTGTTGAGTTTTATCGGGATGTGTTGAAGTTGCCGCAGATGGATCGCCCCGCCTTCGATTTTCCAGGTGCTTGGTTTCGACTGGGAGTCGATCAAGAATTGCACTTGATCGGAGACCGCGAACTCCCCGTCCATTCACACCATCGCGGCGGCCATTTCGCATTGATCGTGAGCGACCTGGATGCGTGGGAGTCGCATCTGGATGCAATGAACGCAACTCGCTTGGCCCGCAAAACACGCCCCGATGGTGCCCTGCAAACGTTCGTCAGCGACCCCGACGGCCACTGGATCGAACTGTGCGTCCCGCCGGACGATCAATAG